TCGTGCGCGACGCCGTCGCCGCGCCGTGAAGGGGGCTGGCTACATCGTCCTCGCGGCCGTGCTGTGGGGGCTGCTCGGGCCGGTGGCGCGGCTCGCGTTCGACGAGGGCGTGGCGCCATTTGAGGTGGCGTTCTGGAGGGCGGTGATCGCGGGCGTGCTGTTCGTCGGACACGCGGCGGTCGTACGGACCGGCGGGGTGGCGCGGCGCGATCTGCCGGGCATCGTCGGGTTCGGAATTGTCGGCGTGTCGGTGTTCTTCGCGTCGTACCAACTCGCGGTCGAGGCGGGCGGGGCAGCGCTGGCGTCGGTGCTGCTCTACACGGCGCCGGCGTGGGTGGCGGTGCTGAGCGTCGTCGTGCTGCGGGAGCGGATGACGGCGCTGAAAGGCGTGGCCGTCGCGCTGACGCTCGCAGGCGTCGCGGGGATCACGCTCGGCGGGGGCGGGAGCGTGCGGTGGTCGGCGGCGGCGCTGGGGTGGGGGCTCGTCGCCGGGTTCAGCTACTCGCTCTACTACCTCGTCGGCAAGCACTATTTCATGCGGTACGGCACGGCGGCCGTGCTCGCGGTCGCGCTCCCGCTCGGGGCACTCGGGCTGGCCCCGTTCGTAGATTTTGCCCCGAAGTCGGCCGTGGCGTGGGCTGCGCTGGGCGCGATCGGGCTCGTCTCAACGTACGGCGCATTCCTCGCGTATGCCCGCGGCGTTCGCACGATGGAGGCGACGCGGGCGAGCGTCGTCGCGACGCTGGAACCCGTCGTGGCCGCCGCCGTGGCGTATGCGTGGTGGGGCGAGCGCTTCAGCCTGTGGGGCTACGCCGGGGCCGCGCTCATCCTCGCCGCCGTGCTCGTCGCCGTCCTCGATCCGGCGCCGCGCCGTCCGTAGACGCCCTTTCCCTCGGCCTCGTACAGACGCAGCATGCTGCGTCTCTACCCTTCGATTCTGACGCATCCTATCATCATGGACCTCATACTCACTCCGTTCGAAATCCGCGTCGCCAGTGCCCTCGCCGAGAAGGCGCTCGCCACGCCAGATTATTACCCGATGTCGCTCAACGGCCTCGTCGCCGCCTGCAATCAGAAGACCGGGCGCGACCCCGTGCTGGAGCTGAGCGGCGACGACGTGGCGCACGCGCTCGACAGCCTGATGCGGAAGCACCTCGCCGGGACGAGCGAGGGCGCGGGCAGCCGCGTCACGAAGTACCGCCACCTGCTCGACCATCACTTCGGGCTCGGGGAGGGCGCAGTCGCCGCGCTCGCCGTGCTGATGTTGCGCGGGCCGCAGACGGTCGGCGAGGTCCGCAGCCGGACGGGGCGAATGCACGACTTCGACTCGCTCGAAGCGACGGAGGCGACGCTGCATACCCTCGCCGAGCGGGACGAACCGCTGGTCGTCGAACTGCCGATTCAGCCGGGCCGGAAAGAGGCACGGTGGGCGCATCTGCTGGCCGGAGCGCCGGAGATCGAGGCGGGAGAAACGACGGCGCCCGCATTCTCTCCAACGATGCAGGCAGCCCGCGCCGAGGGCGACCGGATCGCCGCGCTGGAGGAGCGAGTAGAGGTGCTGGAAGATGAGCTTCAGTCGCTCCGCGAAGCGTTCCGAGATTTTCGTTTGCAGTTCGAATGAGCGGGATGTGTTTCGTTGTGCTGGGGTGACATAACGGTGGCAGTAGCGTTGTGTATCATGAGGGGTTAACCAGCCGGAGACCCCGATGAAAACGAACGAACTCAAGACCCCGGAACCGACGAACGAGCAGATCGCAGACGTGCTGGAGCAGATGGCCGCCGTGCTCGAAGAGCGGAACGTGAACCCCTACCGGATCGGCGCCTACCACGCTGCTTCGAAGACGATTCGCGAGCACGCGCAGCCGCTCGCCGATCTCTACGCCGACGGCGGCGTCAACGCGCTCATGGAATTGCACGGCGTCGGCGAGAGCCTCAGCGCCCACATCGCCCGCTACATCGAGACGGGCCAACTCGGCCGCCGCACGCGCGACGACGATACGTTCGACCCCGTCGTCCTCTTCGCGTCGATCCCCGGCGTCAGCCGGGCCCTCGCGCAGCGGATCGTCGACGAACTCGGCGTGACGACGCTCGACGCGCTCGAACGGGCGACGTACGACGGCCGCCTCGCGGAGCTGAAGGGCGTGGGGCGGCAGACGCTCGCGGCGCTGCGGCTCCAGCTCAACAGCCTTCTCCAGTGGACCGCGCTCGAACGCCGCCAGCGCGTCCGCCGCGATGCGTATCGCCTCGCGACGCTCGCCGAAACGCAGCCCGAGCCACCGCAACCGCCACGCACGCCGGCCCCGGCCGTGTCGCCACTCCGGCGCGCGGCCTGAGCCGTCACGTCCCGCGCTGATCCGCGAAATCGAGGAAGCGGGCGGCGACGGCAGCGGCGAGGTCGGGCGAGTTGCCCCACGCCCGGTTGTTGGCGATCACGAGGAGCGTGCCGTCGGCGTCGATCGTGCGGTAGGCGAGCGCCGTCGCCTCGTCGACCATCTGCCGGGCCTGCGTCGTCCCGGCGAGCGCCTCGGCCGGTCCCTCGAACGGGTACGCCGCGGCGAACGCCTCGCCGTAGGCCATTCCGCGCGGGTTGAGCAGGCGGAGCACCACGTCGCCGTTCGCGGATGTGAGCCGCCCGCCGACGCGCTCCCACTGCTCCTTGATCGCGGGGAGGTACTGCCAGTGGCTGAACACGAAGCCGAGCCCGCGTGCTGCGAGCCAGTCGACGTAGGCCGGAACGATCAGGTGCGGCGAGCGGACTTCGAGGTGGATCGGCACGTCGTTCGGCACGTCGCGGAAGAACCCGTCGAGGTTCGCGACGAACGTGTCGGGCTCAGGGCTCTCGGCGACACGGGTGTATTCCTGCTCGAAGAGGACGCCGCGGAGGCGATCGCCGAGGAGCTTGGCCGCCGGTTCGAGGAACTGACGGGTGAAGGCGTCGGCGTCGAGGTACGTCGGGTTGTCCTCGTAGCGCGGGCCGCCTTTGCCGCCGCGCCGGAGCGTGCGGGCGGCGTAGGCCTGCGGCGCTTTTAGCAGAAACCGGGCGTGGTCGGGCGCGTGCTCGGCGTAGGTCTGGAGGACGAAGTAGTTCGAGCCCGGCTCGCCGTCGTCTTCGAGGAGGGGGCGGTAGAACGTGAAGTCGATCTCGAGCACCGAGAAGTGCTCGAAGTAATCCGCGACGGATGCGATCGGGAGCTGCCGCTCCTCGAACGTGTCGCGGCCGACGCGCTTCTTCCGCGTCTGGATTTCGCCCCGCCAGCGCTCGGGATAGACCTGCCCGATCCACGCGGCGTAGCGGTCGGAGGCGGTGCCGAAGGCGAGGCGGGGGTGGACGTGCCGGAAGTCGTAGCGCGCAAGATCGGCGCGGCGAACGTCGGCGTCAGGCAGGGCGTCGGGCATGGGCGGCATCGGTCGGGCGGGGCGTCTCGTCGACGCGGCCGGCCGGCTCGTCGTTCCGGTCGGCGCTCCGGTCCGCGCCCCGGCGCTTGAAGCGGCGCTTGACGGCGAACACCGTCATCACCGAGCCGGCGGCGATGAAGAGGTGGTATTCCATGATCCGCCAGGTGATGATCGTCGGGCCGACGAGCCACTTCTCTGAGATCAGCGGGGCGAGGAAGAGGAGGTAGAGCCCCTCAATCCCGCCCGATCCACCCGGCGTAGGTACGGCCATCGAGGTCAGGATCATCGCTCCGGTGCGGACGAAGAAGGTGAACGCATCGAGCATCGGGTACACGCTGAGCACGACGAAGAGGAGCGTGGCGTAGCGCGAGAGCCACACGCCTGCCGACCACAGGAAGCCGAAGACGAAGAAGCGCGGGGGCTGTCCGCGCAGCACGGCCGCCTGCCGCCGGAGCTGGACGAGCTCGCGCCGGACGCGCCCCTCGAACCGCTTCAGCCACTTCATCCCGACGATCCACGTCGCCACCCGCTCCAGGATCTCCGGCCGGATGAGCGTCGCGTACGCGAAGAACACGGCCCACCCCATCATCCCGATGAAGAACGCCGTGATCGTCCCCGCGCCGACCGCGCCGAGCGCGGGCGGGAAGACGTCGATGTAGATCGTGGCGAGGAGGATGAGCGGGATCGAGAACGCGAACCAGATCTGGTCCATCAACATCGAGAACAGCAGGATCGCCGTCGCCTCACCGACGGGGATATCGTTGTCCTTCGCCACG
This genomic stretch from Rhodothermales bacterium harbors:
- a CDS encoding DUF72 domain-containing protein encodes the protein MPDALPDADVRRADLARYDFRHVHPRLAFGTASDRYAAWIGQVYPERWRGEIQTRKKRVGRDTFEERQLPIASVADYFEHFSVLEIDFTFYRPLLEDDGEPGSNYFVLQTYAEHAPDHARFLLKAPQAYAARTLRRGGKGGPRYEDNPTYLDADAFTRQFLEPAAKLLGDRLRGVLFEQEYTRVAESPEPDTFVANLDGFFRDVPNDVPIHLEVRSPHLIVPAYVDWLAARGLGFVFSHWQYLPAIKEQWERVGGRLTSANGDVVLRLLNPRGMAYGEAFAAAYPFEGPAEALAGTTQARQMVDEATALAYRTIDADGTLLVIANNRAWGNSPDLAAAVAARFLDFADQRGT
- a CDS encoding helix-hairpin-helix domain-containing protein; translated protein: MKTNELKTPEPTNEQIADVLEQMAAVLEERNVNPYRIGAYHAASKTIREHAQPLADLYADGGVNALMELHGVGESLSAHIARYIETGQLGRRTRDDDTFDPVVLFASIPGVSRALAQRIVDELGVTTLDALERATYDGRLAELKGVGRQTLAALRLQLNSLLQWTALERRQRVRRDAYRLATLAETQPEPPQPPRTPAPAVSPLRRAA
- a CDS encoding EamA family transporter codes for the protein MKGAGYIVLAAVLWGLLGPVARLAFDEGVAPFEVAFWRAVIAGVLFVGHAAVVRTGGVARRDLPGIVGFGIVGVSVFFASYQLAVEAGGAALASVLLYTAPAWVAVLSVVVLRERMTALKGVAVALTLAGVAGITLGGGGSVRWSAAALGWGLVAGFSYSLYYLVGKHYFMRYGTAAVLAVALPLGALGLAPFVDFAPKSAVAWAALGAIGLVSTYGAFLAYARGVRTMEATRASVVATLEPVVAAAVAYAWWGERFSLWGYAGAALILAAVLVAVLDPAPRRP
- a CDS encoding DUF480 domain-containing protein; this translates as MDLILTPFEIRVASALAEKALATPDYYPMSLNGLVAACNQKTGRDPVLELSGDDVAHALDSLMRKHLAGTSEGAGSRVTKYRHLLDHHFGLGEGAVAALAVLMLRGPQTVGEVRSRTGRMHDFDSLEATEATLHTLAERDEPLVVELPIQPGRKEARWAHLLAGAPEIEAGETTAPAFSPTMQAARAEGDRIAALEERVEVLEDELQSLREAFRDFRLQFE
- a CDS encoding lysylphosphatidylglycerol synthase transmembrane domain-containing protein, with protein sequence MPPPAPLSFDESALPPEVSEEVDPQKRLSLRGLLVPVLLSVGVLAAILYVTYEPGTFREMARDLNGGLLWLAFAAVGLRILLGGSRLRYISQGTVTLLGGIRGAVAWDFMSAVTPSAVGGAPLAAYFVAKDNDIPVGEATAILLFSMLMDQIWFAFSIPLILLATIYIDVFPPALGAVGAGTITAFFIGMMGWAVFFAYATLIRPEILERVATWIVGMKWLKRFEGRVRRELVQLRRQAAVLRGQPPRFFVFGFLWSAGVWLSRYATLLFVVLSVYPMLDAFTFFVRTGAMILTSMAVPTPGGSGGIEGLYLLFLAPLISEKWLVGPTIITWRIMEYHLFIAAGSVMTVFAVKRRFKRRGADRSADRNDEPAGRVDETPRPTDAAHARRPA